The window TCCCGCACTTGATGGCTCCAGTTGTAACGGATATGAAAAAAGCAGCAGCTGTATTACGTTGGGCCGTTCGTGAAATGGAGGCTCGTTATAAGGCGTTTGCTGCATCTGGTAAACGTGATATCAAGAGCTATAATGAAGCGCATCCTAAGGCTGCTATGCCGCTAATCGTGTTGATTATCGACGAGTTAGCTGACCTTATGATGACGGCTCCTGATGATATTGAAGAATCTATTAGTCGTTTAGCACAAATGGCTCGTGCTGCAGGTATTCACATGGTTCTTGCTACGCAGCGGCCATCTGTTAACGTTATTACCGGTTCTATCAAGGCCAATGTGCCAAGTCGTATTTCCTTTGCTGTAGGCTCTCAAATTGACTCTCGTACCATTCTTGATATGGCAGGAGCAGAGAAACTATTGGGTAAAGGGGATATGTTATTTGCTCCGATTGGTGCTAATAAACCTATTCGTGTACAAGGGGCTTTCATTTCTGATGATGAGGTAGAAAAACTTGTAGAGTTTGTGAAAGCTCAACGAGAACCAGAATATGATAATACGGTAACTCAAGAAGTGGAAAAGGAAGCTGAAAAAGAATCTTCTGATGCTAATGATGTTTACCGCGATGAATTATTAGAGCGAGCTGTCAATCTCGTTATGGAATCTGGTCAAGCTTCCGTATCGATGTTGCAACGTCGTTTCCGTATAGGTTATACCCGTGCGGCACGTCTTGTAGATACAATGGAAGACCTTAAAATCGTTGGTCCTAGCATGGGCAGTAAGGCGCGAGAAATTTTAATGAGCCCTGAACAAGCTAAGGCTAGATATTTCTCCGATTCCAATGATGAGCAATAATTAGCTAATTACTATATGAATATTACGTAGATTTAGAAAGGAACGAAAATGGCTGAATTAGGCGAAGAATTACGACGTGAACGGGTAAGACGTAATCTAACCTTTAAAGATGTGGAGCAAGTGCTGCACATTAAAACAACCTATTTAGAGGCTATCGAAGATGGCAACTATGATATCATTCCTGGTCAAGTCTACGTAAAAGGTTTTATTCGAAACTATGGTAACTACTTAGATCTTGATGGGGATCGCTTGGTAAAAGTATATCAGGGCCAAGTAGGGGACATAGATACCTTTTCTTTACGTTCTGTTACAAGACAGAAGGCTCAAGCAACTCCTAATTTGGTACAAAGTGAGTTTGTTGAATACCAAACATCTAAAAAGCGTATGTCCTTAGAAACGCGTCAACGAAAACGTCAACGCTCTATTGTACAAGAACGCATTATTTTAGGGATTATTTTAGTTTGTATGGCATTATTTTTACTATGGTTATTCCTGTTCTAGTATCTGATTAGGCATGATAGAAAGGCATTTACACAATCAATGGATAGATTTTTAGTAACAGAACCTTCGGATATGAAGGAACGTGGTTGGGCTGAATTAGATTTCGTTCTCATCAGTGGGGACGCTTATGTGGACCATCCATCCTTTGCGCCTGCAGTTATCGGTAGATACTTGGAATCCAAAGGTTATCGTGTAGGCATTATAGATCAACCAGATTGGAATGATGTAGAGGCTTTCAAAAAACTAGGTAAACCACGTCTAGCATCCCTTGTTACGGCAGGGAATTTAGATTCAATGCTTAATAAATTTACGGCAGCAAAGAAAGTTCGCCGTCAAGATGATTATTCTCCAGGTGGTGAGTCAGGTCATCGTCCAGATCGTGCTACCTTGGTATATGCTAACCGTATGAAGGAGGCTTACAGTGATGTACCTCTTATCATTGGTGGTATAGAAGCGTCTTTGCGTCGCTTTGGTCATTATGACTATTGGTCAGATACGGTGCGTCGATCCATCTTAGTAGATTCTAAGGCCGATGTACTCGTCTATGGCATGGGAGAACTTCAAATCGTTGAACTAGCTGATGCCTTAGATCAGGGTCGATTTAAAGAGTCTTTGCCATCTATACGTGGCATTTGCTACATGGCAAAGGAAATTCCAACCATTGACTATGTAGAGTGCCCATCGTATGAAGCTATTAAGGCGGATAAGATGGATTTTGCCGATGCATTCCGCATTCAATACGATGAACAAGATCCGTTCTATGGACGTATTGTAGTCCAAAAGCATGGTGATAGATATCTCATTCAGAACACGCCTGCGTTGCCATTGACACAGGAGGAAATGGACGGTGTCTATAACTTGCCATATACTCGAAAGTGGCATCCTAAATACGATGATAAGGGTGGTGTGCCAGCATTAAGCGAAGTTCAATTTAGCCTTGTGAGCCAACGAGGTTGCTTTGGCAGTTGTTCTTTCTGTGCTATTACTAATCACCAAGGGCGTATCATTCAGAATCGTAGTCATGAGTCTTTGATTGAAGAAGCTCACATGATGATCAAGATGGACAATTTTAAAGGGTATATTCATGATGTAGGGGGCCCTACGGCAAACTTCCGCCATCTAGCTTGCGATAAACAAGCTGTCTATGGTGCGTGTAAAGGTCGTACTTGTGCGGCTCCAGAGCCTTGTGAAAACTTGAATACAAATCATGATGACTATATTGCTTTACTGCGTAAATTACGTAAACTAAAAGGTGTAAAAAAGGTATTTGTTCGTTCTGGTTTGCGTTATGACTATGTACTAGCCGATAACAATAAAGATTTTGTGCGGGAACTTTGCGAGTTTCACGTAAGTGGGCAGCTAAAGGTAGCTCCAGAACATGTATCTAAACGGGTTACCAATATGATGGGGAAAGCTGGTAAAGAAGAATTCCTAACCTTTAAGTCTTGGTTTGAAGAGGCAAATAAAAAGCTTGGTAAGAAACAATACTTAGTGCCGTACTTTATGAGCTCTCATCCCGGTTGTGCCCTAGAGGATGCTATTGAATTAGCGGAATTTTTACGAGATCACCATATGTACCCAGAGCAAGTACAGGATTTTATTCCTACGCCGGGTAGCCTTTCTACTTGTATGTATTATACGGGCATTAATCCACTAGATGGAAAACCTGTTTATGTTGCTAAAAAGGGTAGAGATAAAGCAAAACAGCGCGCATTGATGCAGTTTAAAAATATTGAAAACTATGACCTTGTTAAAGAGGCTCTCATAGAAGCCAATCGACGTGATTTAATTGGCTTTGGCCCAGAATGTTTAATTCCACCCCGACCAATTGGTGGAAATTCTAAGCGTATTAGCCAATCTAGTAAATCCCGTAATGGCAAACGAGGTTGCGAATCTAGGAATCGATGCCAGACTGGAAAAAGGCGTAGTAGAGATGTGACTAAAGTTCGTACATCTAATAAAAGTTTTGGTGGTCGTTACATGTAGGGAGTAGCTCTAGCTACTCTCATTTTAAGATACTTTATGTCTTATGGGAGGCATATATGAAACGATGGATTGCTCCGAGCATCTTAGCATTATTTGTGGTAGGAATGTTGATCTATGGCATAAACTTTTAC of the Veillonella parvula genome contains:
- a CDS encoding helix-turn-helix domain-containing protein, yielding MAELGEELRRERVRRNLTFKDVEQVLHIKTTYLEAIEDGNYDIIPGQVYVKGFIRNYGNYLDLDGDRLVKVYQGQVGDIDTFSLRSVTRQKAQATPNLVQSEFVEYQTSKKRMSLETRQRKRQRSIVQERIILGIILVCMALFLLWLFLF
- a CDS encoding YgiQ family radical SAM protein, with the protein product MDRFLVTEPSDMKERGWAELDFVLISGDAYVDHPSFAPAVIGRYLESKGYRVGIIDQPDWNDVEAFKKLGKPRLASLVTAGNLDSMLNKFTAAKKVRRQDDYSPGGESGHRPDRATLVYANRMKEAYSDVPLIIGGIEASLRRFGHYDYWSDTVRRSILVDSKADVLVYGMGELQIVELADALDQGRFKESLPSIRGICYMAKEIPTIDYVECPSYEAIKADKMDFADAFRIQYDEQDPFYGRIVVQKHGDRYLIQNTPALPLTQEEMDGVYNLPYTRKWHPKYDDKGGVPALSEVQFSLVSQRGCFGSCSFCAITNHQGRIIQNRSHESLIEEAHMMIKMDNFKGYIHDVGGPTANFRHLACDKQAVYGACKGRTCAAPEPCENLNTNHDDYIALLRKLRKLKGVKKVFVRSGLRYDYVLADNNKDFVRELCEFHVSGQLKVAPEHVSKRVTNMMGKAGKEEFLTFKSWFEEANKKLGKKQYLVPYFMSSHPGCALEDAIELAEFLRDHHMYPEQVQDFIPTPGSLSTCMYYTGINPLDGKPVYVAKKGRDKAKQRALMQFKNIENYDLVKEALIEANRRDLIGFGPECLIPPRPIGGNSKRISQSSKSRNGKRGCESRNRCQTGKRRSRDVTKVRTSNKSFGGRYM